The sequence TTGAGTTGGCGAATCTCAGATGGATTGGGAAATCTACGATTAATTCTGTAATTTTGAATGATGAAGTATTGTTTATTTCTTTTGAGAATGGAAAAACGATAACGATCTCTTGTGCCCCTGTAGATGGAGAATCATGGATATTAAATGAACATCAAGTAGAGGAAACCAATCGAAAATGGTCTGTCGTTTGTGAGAATAATGAGCTTTTTGTCAGAAATCCTCAACTATAATTTAAAATAACTATGTTTAATCACTAGCATAGAGACTATGCCATTCAAAAATTGTGGAAGGCTTGCAGGTTGCCGATGAATTTCAAGAATTTGTTCATTGATAATCCAGTTTAACATTAAGAGCAATTATCTAACGAAATATAACAAACTATGAATAAAATGGTTTCCAATGAAGGTTCCAAACTGGCCATATAAGCAAAGAAGGGCAATTGACTTTATTCGGTAAAAATTAACCCAAAAATAATGATGGGAGGAATTAAATTGGCATTAGAGGACTCTAAGAGAATTGATGCAATTGGAATTGATAAAGAGAAGAATTGCGTTACATTAGCATTAATTGATAGTCATGATTGGATAAATGAAGAGCAACATCTATTGTTGCTCCAAGAAAAACTAAACAGATATTTAAGTTTTATTGAAAGCGGTGAAATATATTCTTCTTATAAAGGAGCAGAGGGTAGAGATATAGAAATTTCTATTCATTTCAAGAACGACATTTCTGAGAATTGTACTGCTTTTTTGGATAACGCTCAGGGAACAATACGGAATGCCGGATTCATATTTAATTATCGTATCGGATAATAGGCGTATTAAACCTTGGTTGGGGCTGTTTTGAGAAAAGAGTGTTGGAGTCTGATATTTAGAAGTGGTCTTAGGAGGTATACAATGGGTATTTCAAATGAGAATAAGATGATAGCGAAATCTGCCCTACAAGCATTTGGGGGTAAACCAAGTGTTTCAAAATATTGGGATGACACAAAAGTAAGTAACATTGATTTGTTAACTGCAGTCAATAGACCTTACGATGGGGTAACATCTTACTCTACTATTGGACTATCTGACCATTTAATCGACTACAAAATTGATGGGAAGCCACTACGGTTAGAAATAGTGGGGGCGTGCGCAACAGAAAATGAGCAATATCCAAATGTACTAGCTACCTGTGCATTTTGTATTATTAACTCAAAATATACTGTTTCAATTGGAAAAGTATTTCGGGATATTGTGAAAATGTATTATCCGAGTAGTGAGATGAAGCATGTGCTATTTATATCACCTTTTCTGTGGGAAGACTTACAGACACTCGATTTTCCAGATAAAAAAGTAGCATGGTTGCTTGCCATTCCAATATCTGAAAATGAGTATTTGTTTGCACAAGAAAAAGGAACAGAGATACTTGAGGATTTGTTTGTGCAGAAAGAAATAGATATATTCGACATTGAACGAAAATCCATATTATAGATACTTTTTTACCTTGTAGAGTTTTGCAGGCATGGTTATTGGGAATTTAATGAAGATTGGGTAAATAGTATCCAGAAGGTGGTAAAGGATTTGGAGGTAATAAACCTATGAATCACCTTGATTTTTTAATTATTGATGATGACAGTGATCTGATCGTGGGAACTTGCAGAAACATACTTGGGATGACACGAGAATATGCTTTTGAAAATAACAGTGAATTATTTCATACCCTTATTGTAGAAAACCTGCAGGTTGAGGAAGAATTTAAAAGATACTACCAGTCAACTAAAGCCTCTATTTCTAATATTTATATTTCTATATTAGATAATACTGCGAATATATTAGGTAGTTACTTTTTTTCTCTTCAATCTCCGTTTTTCTTTCATAAGCTTAAGATGGAGAAAGATATAATTTCAATAGAACTAGTTGGAGCATTTGCTGAATCGCCTTCCAAAGAGGCACTGGGGATTTGGAAGATATGGAGTGAAGGCGTTCCAAAGTCTAACAATTCCTGGTCAAGGTTCACAAAAGAATATCGAACCGGATGGTTAGAGGTTGTACGATTGCATAATAGTGTGTTAGGAATACCCAAAGACCAACAGAACCTTGATTATGATTTGGATTTAACTTTGGTATCAGATGTTGTTTCTTTCTTCTGCGCGTTAGGAGAGGCAATGAATGGTCCTAGTGGATATTACGGATATGATTTAGTTAGTCTGAAAGATTGCTTATGCGGAGGGTTCGGATCCAAACCGCCTTTTACCCTTTATTTGCGAGAATCAAATATTCAAACTCAGGATTTCATTCAGGAGCAAAAGGTTTTTATCGGAAAATTTAAAGAGCTTGCTGCTGTAAATACCATAATTATCCGGCAAGAGTAAGGAAGGTGAGCGCACCATTTGGCCGCTATTGTTCAACCCTCTTGATTCTGGTGCAATTAAAGTGGATTCCTTATTAAAAAAGGACCTGACCTAGGTTAATTCTAAGTTTCACGTTAAGGTTTGGATGGAGGTGTAAGGGTGAGAACTTCGGTTGAAATTTCAGAGGATGTTTGTAGTTATTATCAATGGTTTGAAAAAAATAAATTTCCAAAAGGGTCCTCTGGATATGGTGTTTTAAGTTACAGCGGTTATTTTTTATATGGTAAAAATAAAAGAGATCACTTTATTAACCTGTGTGGTCAGTTTTTCCAGGAGATATGGAAGTTGGATGTAGTATCACAGTATACACTTTATATTCAAATAAACATCCAGGCGCGGAGTCGATCAAGATTGGATAATTACTTAAAGGTATGGAAAAATGTTCAAAGAAGTTGGGAAATAGATGCTTTTGGTAAAGGTCCTGAGGTTGAAATCGTTATGGGTGATGATATTTATTTTTCAAGTATTGCTAAAATTGAATCTTCGGATTTAACTAAGGCATTTCGTATTATGGCTACTTCTCCATATGAGGGTATGGTTTTTGCAAGTCAAAACAAGGAAATACAAAATGAAGACTCAGTCAAAGAAATGTTTCTTTGTTCCTTTGGAAACAACATTCAGCATAGGGTGAACTATCAAAACTTGGTGTTAAAGTATCAGGAGAACCTGTTCTTCAGGTGGGGAGATTCAGCAGAAGAAGCCGAATTTGCAATAATAATAAAGAACAGTCTTCTGGAAAAAATCACATTTTAGGTGACATAGGAGATATCCAATTGACTAATATTATCTGCATCGTTACCAAGCAAAGAGGATATCTAAAATTCCACTTCCATAAATTATCATTAATACTCCTAATATAATTCCGACGACGCCAGCAAAACGGTAGAAATTTCTTGAATTTGGAGTCGTATGATCTGAAACCGTTCTTCTTCCAGAATATTTCTCATAGAGTAGGATCTTCTTGCCAAAAATAAAGAAAACAGACTGAATTAAAATTGATATTCCCATAAATCTAGCAGCCCAATCAAGCAGTGACCATTCATTCATATCCGCACGCTCCTCTAAAACCTTATTAACCTTTTTTTTGACTTTCTACCCTAACGAGAGAAAAGAACGGAGTAGCTGAAATTGAATATAGAGCAAGAACAAAAAGATATTTGTATAAAGTATCAAGCTGATTTTTTTGAAGTTAGAAATGATTTGAAGGTAGGTATTTCTGACACTGTTAAAGGAAATATGCTACCCATCAATGGTCTACGTATACTTCCAAAGGGTGATACTACTGGGTGGTATATATGGGCAGGGGAGGAATTTTCAAAAGACCCCGAATTTTTTGTTCCCTTACACGTTGAGCATGTTGATGAATGGGTTCCCAACATTAAAAAATATTTAGGACTAGCCCCTGGATGGAGATTTTTGTTAGCAGGAGATTTCGAGGATGTTTGGTATGATCCTGAACTATTGAGAAATTTATAAGTGGAATTTTTGAATCAAACAAGAGGAAATGATATAGGATAGATGAAATTGAGGGTGAAAAAGTAATTCAATACACTATTGATAGTAATTTCGGCTTTGTTAAAGATGATGATGGGCATAGAGAATCTATTACAGTTCTTGCTATTTGTAGTTACGATCATAATGAATTTTACTTATTTGCATGTTGATGAATGACCTAACCTTGATCGGCTTCAGGCCTTTCAGGGTCTTCTTTTTGATGGGGCGAAGAAAGTATTTCATATAGAAGGAGAGTATGCACCATGAAAAATCCCAATGAAAAAATATCTGATTTTCATCATAAACAAATGAAGTTTGGTTTTTTACAATATGTGGTTACCCGTATTCTGAGGGTGATTTAAATGGATTGTTAAAATTACTTATTTATATGAATCAATTTCATAATCCCAAAGCCTTATTGGGCTTGAGTTTTTAAGGCATGAAAAAGGAGTACCTCCCTAAATCTCGAAGTGTTAAGTACCACTACCAAACACTGAGAGAAAGGAAGAACTCCAGATGTAAAGTATTCAACAAGAAAGTCTGTTCCGATTTATTAGAAATGTCATCCAAGGATACCTATGGTTATCTGTTTGAGACGTTAGACATCTCTCCATTCTTATGTGTGGTATCGAAAAAAGCCTTTCTGGGAGCACCGACTCCGCTCAATTATGCGGCCATGTTGCAATCCCTGTTCATTCGAATCGTCGAACGAATCCCGA comes from Paenibacillus sp. 19GGS1-52 and encodes:
- a CDS encoding DUF6572 domain-containing protein, with translation MALEDSKRIDAIGIDKEKNCVTLALIDSHDWINEEQHLLLLQEKLNRYLSFIESGEIYSSYKGAEGRDIEISIHFKNDISENCTAFLDNAQGTIRNAGFIFNYRIG
- a CDS encoding suppressor of fused domain protein, which translates into the protein MGISNENKMIAKSALQAFGGKPSVSKYWDDTKVSNIDLLTAVNRPYDGVTSYSTIGLSDHLIDYKIDGKPLRLEIVGACATENEQYPNVLATCAFCIINSKYTVSIGKVFRDIVKMYYPSSEMKHVLFISPFLWEDLQTLDFPDKKVAWLLAIPISENEYLFAQEKGTEILEDLFVQKEIDIFDIERKSIL
- a CDS encoding barstar family protein, which gives rise to MNHLDFLIIDDDSDLIVGTCRNILGMTREYAFENNSELFHTLIVENLQVEEEFKRYYQSTKASISNIYISILDNTANILGSYFFSLQSPFFFHKLKMEKDIISIELVGAFAESPSKEALGIWKIWSEGVPKSNNSWSRFTKEYRTGWLEVVRLHNSVLGIPKDQQNLDYDLDLTLVSDVVSFFCALGEAMNGPSGYYGYDLVSLKDCLCGGFGSKPPFTLYLRESNIQTQDFIQEQKVFIGKFKELAAVNTIIIRQE